The following DNA comes from bacterium.
GAGGAAGATCGCGATCCCCATGTTCTCCGCGCCGGGGAGGCGGAGCCGCGCCAGCGCGTAGCCGGCCGGGATCGCGGTCAGCAACGTGATCACCGACACCCAGAACGCGATCACAATCGTGTTGTAGAACCAGTGTCCGTATTGGGTATCGTGAAACAGGTAGGTGAAATGATGAAACGTCGGCTTTTGAATAAACCAGAACGGTGAGGCAAGGGGGTTGACCAGGTCGGCGTCCGTCTTGAACGCGGTCACGGTCATCCAAATGATGGGGAACACCGCGATGATGATGAACGGCAGCAACCCCGCATAGACCAGCACATGCTTGCGGAGCTCCCGCGCCTGCGTGCGCCGCACGGCGGCGGCGACTATGGACGGTTCGCGGCGCAGGGTCTCGACGCCGCTCACAGCGCCTCACGCCTCCGGAGCGTCCGCAGCAGGAAAAACACGATGGGGAGCAGGATCGGGAACAGCACCAGGGAGATGGCCGCGCCGCGGCCCAACGCACCCGCTTGGATGCCGATCTCGAACGCGCGCGTGGGAAGGATCTCCGTGGAGTTCATCGGCCCCCCCATCGTCAGCAGGTAGATGATGCTGAGGTCCGAGAGCGTGAAGACCGTATCGAAGAGCAGGCCGACGAAGAGGATGGGGGCAATGATCGGCACGACGATGTAATGCCACCGTAGGAAGAAGTTCGCCCCGTCCACTTTTGCGGAGTCGAGGAGTTCCATGGGGACCGAGGACAGCCCGGCCATCAAGACGATCGCGCCAAACGGAACTCCGCGCCAGACGTTGACCGAAATCACCGCCGACATCGCCAACCCGGGCTCCCCAAGCCAGTTCGGCCACCCGCTCATGAGGTGGAGGTGGTTCGCGACCCAGTTGATCGTGCTGAACTGCGGGTCGAACGCCCACTTCCAGGCGAGAGCGGTGATGACGACGGGCAGCGTCCAGGGAAGGACGACGAGCGACCGAATCAGCCGTCTCCCCCGGACCTCCTGTGTCAGGAGGACGCCCAGAATTCCCCCGAGGAGGGCTTTCGCGATCCCGGCGATGACCGTGAACATCACCGTGTTGCGTAGGGCTTGACGGAACGTGGGGTCTTGAAAGATCGCAATGAAGTTCTGGAACCCCACGAACCGGGCGACCTGGTTCCCCACGGACGCGTCGCTGAGGCTGAGGTAGAGGGAGAAGAAGAACGGCACCCCAACGAGGACGACCATGTAAATGATGGCGGGCGCCAGCATGGTATAGCCAAACGTGAGGCGTTCGCGGTTGAACCCGCCCCGCCTCACGTACACTCGAGACCCGGCCGTCAATTCGACGTTCGCCACCCCGGCGTCCGCTTTACCCTCTCGTAGGGGCTTGTCCGCCGGTCTGCCACACGATCCCGCGGCGAGACCGGCGGGCCGTTGCGTCTCGGTTTACTTGTACTTGGCGTAGATGCCCTTGATCTGACCCAACCCCCACTTGATCGAGCCCTCCAGGCTGTCCCCGTGACAATATCTCGCCAGCATGTCGGGAAGGACAAATGTCGCGAGGACTTCCGCCGCAGGCGCCGCCGCGGGGCCCGGATACCCGAAGACCAGCCCCACCTTGTCCCAGTCCTGCATCAGATCGAGCTTGGGCAGATGCTTCTCGATGCCCGGCATCGGCTTCTTGTACCACGACTTCAGGTACGGCATGTTATAGCCCTTGCTGGCCTCCAGCGAGAACTTGACGTCGCCGCCATACTGCTCGAGGAATGCCTTCGCCCCCGCCTGGTTCTTCGAGAAGTTCCAGACGGAGAGGACCGTGACGTCGACGACGGCCGCGCTCCGCGCCGGCCCCTTCGGCTCCGAGCCGGGGACGGCGGCGTTGATCGAGTTGAACAACGTGGGGTTGCTGTCCTCGACCGAAAAGAGAGACGAGAGCGCGTCGTGGATGTAGAGGGCCACCCCGGAGTCTAGATACCGGTTGTCGGAGACGTTGTCCCAGGAGAACACCTCCGAGGTCATGCCCTCCGACCACAGGGCCTTGCTGAACTGCATCGCGTCGCGGAGGGCCTTTGAGTCCCAGGCGACTTCCTTGCCGGACGGGTCGGTCTCATGCACCCCGAACGCATAGAACACCGCCCGCCAGTTGTGGTTGGCGTCGTTGCAGTGGGAGATGGCAAACCCGGTCGGATGGCCTTTGGACTTCCCGATCCGCGCGGCGGTACGCATGTTGTCCCAGGTGCTTGGAGACGGCAGATTGTATTCCTTCCACAGGTCCCCCCGCCACATCACCGGGATCGGAATATAGAACTCTGGCACCCCGTACCAATGCCCGTTGACCACGGAGAGGTTGGGTGCCATCGGGAGCCAGCCGCCGCCGGCCTTGCCGAGCTTCTCGCAGATGTCCGAGACGTCCACCATGTGCTTGTAGTACAAGGTCGTCTGGATCTGCCCGTTCATCTGGAAGATATCGTGCCCCGCGCCCGCGGCGAGCTCGGAGGCGATGCGGGCCGGGAGGTCGTCGATGCTGATGTGGTCGACACGGACCTCGACCCCGTTGTCCTTTCCCCACTGGACGGCATACTGATCGAAGGCTTTGTCGTACGCGGGCACGAAGTGGCTCCACGTCAAGATCCGCAGCGCCGTGCCCTTGATCTGCGCGGGGGCCACTCCGACGTCCCACGGCGCCACCCGCCCGAGCGCCGCCGCGGCGACCCCGGTCCCTGCTGCCGTGAGGAATTGACGCCGGTTGAGCTTCTTGCGTGGGCGTACTTCGAGAGCGCGGTCCATTCGCGAATCCCTCCCCCGGCTCCCAAATGGGAGCCACAGTTCTCCGGTGGCTAGCGCAGCCCCTCGCGAGAATGTACGTAGATACGATGTCGGTCGTTCCCGTCCCTCCCACGGCGGGGGACCCCGATTCTATCACGGCGTTTGGGCCAGCGGGTTCTCTACAAGCGACGCGTCGTACTCGTGTACAATGGATCGGCCCAACCTGGCGTCTTCGAGGCTCATCCGGAAACCGTCGCCGTAGGTGAGGGCGCCGGCGAGCGTGGGGATGGTTCCCGAAAACAGCACCACGGCGGCGCGCTCGGTGAGCCTGCCCGCCAGCCGATCCAGCCAATACGAGGGGGCCAGCAGCGCACCGATCGGCCCTTCCTGGTACCGCTGCCAGACCCCGCCCGAGCGGACCCAGGCCCGGAGCACCAGATCGTCCACGTGGCCGGCGACGTCCGCGTACGCCCAGGCCGTACGGGCCATTACGTTGGGACAGATCTGCTTGCTGAGCGCGATGGAGGTAGCCTCCACCTTCCGGTCCGTGTGGTCGCTCCCAACGGTCAGCGCGACGCGGTGCTGGGTCGCGACCAGCACGTACTCCACCTCGCCGGAACTCTGCGGGGAGTAGATCTCGATCCTATCCCCCTGCGTCAGCATCGCCTGAGCCACGGGGAAGACGATGGGGACCGTGTCGGGCGCCGGCACGCCAAGCCCGCGCATCTCCTCCACGTGCGCGGCCACCGCCTCGAGGTCGCGCCCCGCCCATCCGGCGTTCAACACCGACCCGATGCTAGGCGTCCACCGCCACACCCCGCCGGCACCGGACATCTCGAGCTCGAGAGGCATCAGCCTCCCAGCCTCATCCGAGCACCACCGCTGGGGCCGGGAACCGCCCCAGCACGCTGCGCGCCACCCACGTTCCCCCGAGACCCACCCCACCAGCCACGAGCAGACCGACGGGAAGGCCCCATCCCCCGATAATCCCGCCCATCATCAGCGCTCCAAACGGGGCTAGGCCGTTAAAGACCAGGGCGTAGAGGCTCATGACGCGCCCCCTCAGCGCATCGGGCGTCTCCAGTTGGACCGTGCTGTTTGCCGTGGCGGTAAATAGCACCATCCCCATCCCCGCGAAAAACAGCTCGGGGGCGGCCACGCCGGGGCGGCCCACCTGGCTGAGCGCGATCAACCCCCCGCAGAGCAGCAGGGCGCCCCAGAGGAGGTACGCAGGTCGCGGGCCGCGCGCGCTCGTGCCGGCCACGAGCAACGAACCGATCAGCGCCCCGGAGCCCTGCGCGGCCATGAGGAACCCGAACCCACTCGGGCCGAGGTGGAGCTGGGTGCGGGCGAGCACCGGAACGAACACGTTGAAGTTCATCGCAAACAGGCTCAGCACGCCCAGTGTCAGCAGCACTCTCAGGATCGCCGGCGTCGACCGGACGAAGCCTACTCCTTCAGCGATATGCATCAGCAATCCGGTTCCGGGCACGACCCGGACCGCCGGCACGACGACCCGCATCGCGGCGAGCGCGGCGAGGACGGCGAGGAAGCTGGCGGCGTTCGCCAGAAATGCCACCCCGACCCCCCACGCGGCGATCGTCAAGCCGGCGAGCCCCGGCCCGATCAGCCGCGCGCCGTTGAACACCGAGGAGTTGAGCGCGATGGCGCCCGTGAGATCTTCCGTCCCACCCACCATCTCCACGACGAACGCCTGCCGCGCCGGGACGTCGAAGGCGTTCACCGTTCCGAGGAGCGCGGCCAATACCGCGACGTGCCAGTACCGGACGTGGCCGGTGGTGGTGAGCAGTCCGAGCGCCAGCGCCAGCAGGAGGAACAGTGCCTGGGTGCACATGATCAGCGTGCGCTTGGGCACGCGATCCACGATGACCCCCGCGGGGAGCGAGAACAGCAGCACCGGGAACCATTGGAGCGCGTTGATGACGCCCAGAAGGAAGGGCGAGTGGGTGATCGTCAGGACGAGCCACGCCTGCCCCACGGTCTGCATCCAGCTGCCGATCAACGAGATCCCCTGGCCCGTGAAGAAGAGGCGGAGGTTGCGATGCCGCAGCGGCGCGAGCACCGCCAGGCGGCCACGATCCGCCGGAAATCGGGTCACTCCGCCCAGAGTCCCAGCCGCTGCGCGCCGGTGACCAGTGTCCGAGTGTAGGGGTGCTGGGGCGCCGCAAAGAGCTGCCGTGTCTCGGCCGATTCCACGATCCGGCCCGCGCGCATCACATGCACCAGGTCGCAGGTCTGCGCGACGACGCCGAGATCATGCGTAATCAGGAACAGCGACATCCCGAGATCCCGCTTCAACCGGGCCAGGAGGTCCAGGATCTGCGCCTGCACGGTCACGTCGAGGGCGGCCGTGGGCTCGTCGGCGATTAGCAATTCCGGCCCCGGACCGATCGCGGCGGCGATGAGGACCCGCTGCCGCTGGCCCCCCGAGAGTTCGTGCGGATAGCGCTTGAGCAGCGATGGATCCAGCCCCACGAGCTTGAGGGCCTCGGCGGCCCGCTCGCGCGCCCCCCGGCGGCCGAGGTGGGCCACGATCCCCTCCATGACCTGGTCGCCCACGGACATCACCGGATCGAGGGCGGAGGTGGGTTCCTGGAAGATGATTGCGATGCGGCGGCCCCGGTACGCCTGCATCGCGCGCTCGGACAGCGGGACGAGGTCGGTCCCGTTCAACAGGATCCTACCGGCGGTGATGCGCGAGGGCACAGGAAAGAGCTTTAGGACGGCTGAGGCCGTCATCGACTTGCCCGCCCCGGACCCGCCGACCAGGGCCACCGCCGCACCGGCCGGGACGTGCAGGGATACGTCTTCCAGCACCCGGATGTCGCCGCTCGTCTTGGGAATGACGACCGAGAGCCCCTCGATCCGCAGCTCCCCCCGCGGCGTCACGGTCGGGTTCGTCATGATGTCTTATGGGATCGGCGCGGGAACCGCTCCTCGAAGATGACGTAGAGGGTCGGGATCAAGAGCAGGGTCAGGCCCGTCGAGACGGTCAATCCGCCGATCACCGCGCGCGCGAGCGGCATATTGGTCTCGGCGCCCTCGCCGAGCCCCACCGCCATCGGGATCATGGCGAGGATCGTCGCCAGCGCGGTCATGAGGATGGGCCGCAGCCGGATCCGGCCCGCCTTGAGCACCGCCTCGCGAACACCCAGGCCCCGGTCCTGGAGTTTGTTCGAGTAGTCCACGAGCAGGATGCCGTTCGACACGACAACGCCGACCATCGTGATCACGCCCATAAAGGAGATGATCGACAGGGTCGTGTGCGTCAGGAGGAGCATCCAGATGACGCCGATGATGCCGAGCGGCACGGTGAACATGATCACGAACGGGTCCACGAGCGACTGGAACTGCGACGCCATGATCATGTAGACCAGCATGAGGGCGAGCCCCATCGCGAACCCGAGGCTGCCGAAGGCGTTCTGCTGCTGCTCGGTCTGCCCGGCCATGTGGTACGTAAACCCCTGTGGAAACGCCAGCCGGTCCAGCCGGGTGGCGATTTCCTGCGAGACCCCGCCGAGGGGCCGGTCGACGACGTTTGCCGTGATATCGATCACCCGCTGCTCGTTCTTCCGGGCGATCTGGAGGGGCTGGCTGCCCAGCGAGATCTTGGCGACGTCGCGCACCCGAATCGGGACCATGGGACCTGCCGCTGGGGCGGTTCCCGGCCCCGGGTCGGCCAGGCTCGCCAGCGGAATGTTGCCCAGATCCTCGGTGTGGGTCCGGTATTGGTCCATCAGCCGGACGACGATGTCGTACTCGTTCCCCGAGACCGGGTCGATGAACTGGCTGGCCGTGCCCACGTTTCCGGAGATCGCCATATCGATCGCGTTGGCGACGGTGGTCGAGGACAAGCCGAGCGTGGCGGCCTTCTCACTGTTCAGTGCGACGGTGAAGGCGGGGTACTGGCCTCGCGGCGTGATCTGGACGTCGGCGCTGCCGGGCGTGGCGGAGACGATCCCGGCGATCTCCTGGGCGAACTGCGCGCCCACCTGCTGATCATACCCCAGGAGCTGAATGTCGATCGGAGCCGCCGACCCGAAGTTGACGACCCGATTCTGGAGCCCGCCGGTCCGCACGAACAATTGAACGCCCGGGAACTTGCCTTGAATCGCTCGGCGAACGGAGCTCGCGAGGTCGTCTGTGGACCGGTGGCGCTGCGTCGGCGGCACCAACCGGACCTGGACGCTCGCCTGGTTCGTGCCGGCGTTCCCGCCGAATCCGCCGCCCTTCGAGGGAAACCCGGAGTTCGTGTAAATGGTGACGATGTCGCGAGAGGGGATGGTCTGGCGGATGACCCCCGCCACCTGCTCGGCGAGACCGGCGGTCAACTGCACGGACGTCCCTTGGGGAGCCTCGACGTTGATCTGGAACTGGCTCTCGTCGGTCACCGGGAAAAACTCCGTCCCGATCCCCCGGGCGGCGAAGAGGGAGATGATCAGGACCCCGCCGATCGCGGTCAGGACCACCGCGCGATGCCGGAGCGTCCAGCCGAGGGCGCGCTGATACCCGTCATCGAGGGCGTCCATCAACCCCTCGCTCCAGCGGTTGAACCGGGCCACGACTCCGTTGCCCTCGATGTTCGCGATGCCCGCGCGCAGCAG
Coding sequences within:
- a CDS encoding efflux RND transporter permease subunit translates to MFLTRGATRNPVFILMVSIAVVVLSQIALARLPTDLFPKITIPVMTVITNYSGASPEAVERTVTYPLEQAVTRVAGVQQVLSTTRQGLSDIDVYFNWGTDLNNSEVELIQNVQRVMRTLPVGVSQPFVSKFDISNIPVVQVVVGGGGLDARQLYDLGYNVIEPQLERLPGVSQANVNGGLIRQFSVAVDPNKLNAAGLTLPDVQNAIVKYNALIPSGSLRNNRIDYQLNVPSLLQSVPAIRDVVVTTRAGVPVHIRDIAQVADAAADQTQIVRVDGKPGVVLFVNRQPDANTIQTVNAIRAALPRLTGMPPGVTLSLGFDQSRYIRAAINTLGHEAIIGALLTFAVVLVFLRSFWSLFIVGLGIPLSVSSALLLLYFTGQTLNVFTLGGLTLAMGRLVDDAIVVRENITRHLAVPGRNVLDAVITATQEVGLPVLASTASTIAVFFPVVFLSGIAQRLFVPMALTIIFALGASYVVSMTIDPVLSTKLLRAGIANIEGNGVVARFNRWSEGLMDALDDGYQRALGWTLRHRAVVLTAIGGVLIISLFAARGIGTEFFPVTDESQFQINVEAPQGTSVQLTAGLAEQVAGVIRQTIPSRDIVTIYTNSGFPSKGGGFGGNAGTNQASVQVRLVPPTQRHRSTDDLASSVRRAIQGKFPGVQLFVRTGGLQNRVVNFGSAAPIDIQLLGYDQQVGAQFAQEIAGIVSATPGSADVQITPRGQYPAFTVALNSEKAATLGLSSTTVANAIDMAISGNVGTASQFIDPVSGNEYDIVVRLMDQYRTHTEDLGNIPLASLADPGPGTAPAAGPMVPIRVRDVAKISLGSQPLQIARKNEQRVIDITANVVDRPLGGVSQEIATRLDRLAFPQGFTYHMAGQTEQQQNAFGSLGFAMGLALMLVYMIMASQFQSLVDPFVIMFTVPLGIIGVIWMLLLTHTTLSIISFMGVITMVGVVVSNGILLVDYSNKLQDRGLGVREAVLKAGRIRLRPILMTALATILAMIPMAVGLGEGAETNMPLARAVIGGLTVSTGLTLLLIPTLYVIFEERFPRRSHKTS
- a CDS encoding extracellular solute-binding protein, with the translated sequence MDRALEVRPRKKLNRRQFLTAAGTGVAAAALGRVAPWDVGVAPAQIKGTALRILTWSHFVPAYDKAFDQYAVQWGKDNGVEVRVDHISIDDLPARIASELAAGAGHDIFQMNGQIQTTLYYKHMVDVSDICEKLGKAGGGWLPMAPNLSVVNGHWYGVPEFYIPIPVMWRGDLWKEYNLPSPSTWDNMRTAARIGKSKGHPTGFAISHCNDANHNWRAVFYAFGVHETDPSGKEVAWDSKALRDAMQFSKALWSEGMTSEVFSWDNVSDNRYLDSGVALYIHDALSSLFSVEDSNPTLFNSINAAVPGSEPKGPARSAAVVDVTVLSVWNFSKNQAGAKAFLEQYGGDVKFSLEASKGYNMPYLKSWYKKPMPGIEKHLPKLDLMQDWDKVGLVFGYPGPAAAPAAEVLATFVLPDMLARYCHGDSLEGSIKWGLGQIKGIYAKYK
- a CDS encoding DUF2848 family protein, which gives rise to MPLELEMSGAGGVWRWTPSIGSVLNAGWAGRDLEAVAAHVEEMRGLGVPAPDTVPIVFPVAQAMLTQGDRIEIYSPQSSGEVEYVLVATQHRVALTVGSDHTDRKVEATSIALSKQICPNVMARTAWAYADVAGHVDDLVLRAWVRSGGVWQRYQEGPIGALLAPSYWLDRLAGRLTERAAVVLFSGTIPTLAGALTYGDGFRMSLEDARLGRSIVHEYDASLVENPLAQTP
- a CDS encoding ABC transporter ATP-binding protein, with the protein product MTNPTVTPRGELRIEGLSVVIPKTSGDIRVLEDVSLHVPAGAAVALVGGSGAGKSMTASAVLKLFPVPSRITAGRILLNGTDLVPLSERAMQAYRGRRIAIIFQEPTSALDPVMSVGDQVMEGIVAHLGRRGARERAAEALKLVGLDPSLLKRYPHELSGGQRQRVLIAAAIGPGPELLIADEPTAALDVTVQAQILDLLARLKRDLGMSLFLITHDLGVVAQTCDLVHVMRAGRIVESAETRQLFAAPQHPYTRTLVTGAQRLGLWAE
- a CDS encoding MFS transporter, with the protein product MTRFPADRGRLAVLAPLRHRNLRLFFTGQGISLIGSWMQTVGQAWLVLTITHSPFLLGVINALQWFPVLLFSLPAGVIVDRVPKRTLIMCTQALFLLLALALGLLTTTGHVRYWHVAVLAALLGTVNAFDVPARQAFVVEMVGGTEDLTGAIALNSSVFNGARLIGPGLAGLTIAAWGVGVAFLANAASFLAVLAALAAMRVVVPAVRVVPGTGLLMHIAEGVGFVRSTPAILRVLLTLGVLSLFAMNFNVFVPVLARTQLHLGPSGFGFLMAAQGSGALIGSLLVAGTSARGPRPAYLLWGALLLCGGLIALSQVGRPGVAAPELFFAGMGMVLFTATANSTVQLETPDALRGRVMSLYALVFNGLAPFGALMMGGIIGGWGLPVGLLVAGGVGLGGTWVARSVLGRFPAPAVVLG
- a CDS encoding sugar ABC transporter permease: MANVELTAGSRVYVRRGGFNRERLTFGYTMLAPAIIYMVVLVGVPFFFSLYLSLSDASVGNQVARFVGFQNFIAIFQDPTFRQALRNTVMFTVIAGIAKALLGGILGVLLTQEVRGRRLIRSLVVLPWTLPVVITALAWKWAFDPQFSTINWVANHLHLMSGWPNWLGEPGLAMSAVISVNVWRGVPFGAIVLMAGLSSVPMELLDSAKVDGANFFLRWHYIVVPIIAPILFVGLLFDTVFTLSDLSIIYLLTMGGPMNSTEILPTRAFEIGIQAGALGRGAAISLVLFPILLPIVFFLLRTLRRREAL